ggttctgataccaaatgtcatgacccgggtctgatggattaattgatctatcaacttcgtttggtttaaaccactgaccaaaaataTTTAACCTGAAGTTGATAAACTAtcctatttaatatatatatatatatatatatatatatatatatatatatatatatatatatatatatatatatatatatatatatatatatatatatatatatatatatatatatatatatatatatatatatatatatatatatatatatatatatatatatacggataAAAAATCATAACAGTATATTCTATTATAAAGAAAATATAGCATTTCAAGTCTATTGCAATCTTCCAACAATGTCAATTGTAAAGAAAACATAGTATTCAACATTTAAGTATTATCTTTAAATATAAATACAAAACAATGCTGATTTCGACTTACAAAATGAAGTATTGGATGACTTTAAACTTAATTTCTATATGCATGTTAACAAGAAACTATATTACaaacttgtattttttttttctttttactgatAACCAAAAATCTTATAACGAGAAATTATATTTCAAGTAAAATTTACTATCATGATATAATCTTGTGGACAAGAAACTATATCTCACGGTAACAAGATATTGCTTCGTACAGCACATCACACGACCGATGACGTCAAAGCATCGTCCTGCGACTTGAACGTGACTGCACTCATGGCCTGGTGGTGGGAGCGATAGGTGAGAAGGTTCCATGTTTCGGTGCAGTTTCCATTCCTTTCGTGCCCACGTTGCTGCGTCAATATTCGTGCCGCCCGTGTTATTTTGACCCTTCATGCAGCGAAGGGTCGCAATACTATCGCTCactcacacatacacacacacacagctcGTGGACAGAAGCCATGGAGAAGAAAGTGATGCTGATCGAGAGCTTGGAACATCTgctggtagagagagagagaggatgtgaTGTGATACGCATTACATGTCCGCTTGTTTGATTGCTACATCCATAGGGTGTGTTGGCTGAGCATGGATTAGATACCGATAAGGATAGGACCAAcaaatggatagcattcctattaatatatattattcgGTATGAATCTAAACCCAACTATTTAGGCATCCGAACTCGATTGTCCTATCTAAATCTACTAAAGAAAACTCTttagtagatatatatatatatatatatatatatatatatatatataaaagaaaaagttatatttattttgataagatTCATAGTATCATTACTAGTGCGAGCTCCTCTTCTCCCTTCCCCTTtgtttcctctcctcctcctcttcaccCTTTCTCCCTCTCGGATCGTACTTTGTATCTTTTCTATCCCAAATTTTCATGATATCAGGGTCGGTAAAAatacctttcttttttctttttttatgatatCGGAGTAGGTTTAGAATTTTAGAGGCTAATACAAATTAGGAGCTTTTAGGATTTATTAGCCatctaatttaaaataattatcatcCATCATTGATTAAATACATGAGGTCTATGATTAAATTGGAGCGAAGCTTGCACGCCAGACGATGCTGAACTGACCAGAAAACGAGGAGGAGACTGTCTGTGGCCGCTCGCTGGTCGTTGAGCTACAAACGAAATCATTGTTCGATGAACTGTTTCCAAGTGTCATCAAGTTCTTGAGGAGGACAGAAATGTCATGTTCACAAGCTGAAAGCTCTAATCATTTCGCGTTTCATGAATCTAAGGGAGACATCTGGCGTCTTGGTATAGTTGTTCCTCTGGGTTTTAGTTGTGTGTCTCAGTCTCCCTCACACACGGTCCTTTTCGAATCTACAAAATTGTTTcgtggaagaagaagagaagtagaactCTCTTTCTATTTGTGAGGCTCCTCTCTTGGTTCCTAGATTCTATAAGATCTCATTGCCGCTGCTTCTTCACCACCAGCTTGCCAGCTTTCTCCTTTTCTGAGAGAAGAATATAAGAGAGGAAGAAAGTTCCTGTTTTGGAGCTTTGATCCCAGTGTTTTGCTTGAGAATCACACAGAAAAGGCCAAAAGATCGCATCTTTACATGGCTTGTAGTTTGGATTTCTTCTCTTCCGAAGCTATCAAATCCAGGTAATCAAGGAGGAAAGAGAAGAATATCCACACTTGAGCtccaaaaaggaagaaagaacccGACTTGATCACTTTCCCTCGTTGTTCCTGAACCAGGCACCGTTGGTAAACGGGTAAAGGTCCCACCTTTGACTCGATTGCTCAACCTAGCGAGGCGAGGAACGATGGACAGGCTCCAAGGAAACCTGCAGTCCTTCTTCCACAACAGATGGTTGGTGTTTGTGGCGGCAATGTGGATGCAGTCCTGGGCCGGGATCGGCTACTTGTTCGGCAGCATCTCGCCGGTGATAAAGAGTTCCATGGGCTACAACCAGCGCCAGATCGCCAGCCTCGGCGTCGCCAAGGACCTCGGCGACAGCGTCGGGTTCCTCGCCGGCACCCTCTGCGAAATCCTTCCCCTTTGGGTCGCTCTCCTCATCGGCGCGCTGCAGAACTTGATCGGCTATGGATTGGTTTGGCTCGTCGTGACACGACAAGTGCCGGTTTTGCCTCTCTGGGTGGTAAGCCAAGCCTTTTCCCGGGCTTTATGTTCCTCGGCAAAACGTgctctttttcctttctttctttgaaGAATCACAGTTTTACTGCTACTTTGAATTTTCTTTTCGGCGTTGACCtctttttgcttcttttacatTGGAACTACTGAATTCTTTGATCGATTGACATGTTATAATTGGTAAATAAAAGCGTGGAAATTTACAGTTTTTGGCACACTGGCATTTTATGATAGTATAAGGGTTCTGACTTCTGAGAGGATCTCTCGAGGGGACTGTGTCTGAATTGCTTCATTCGAAGAAAATTTGGAGAATTTTCTCTGCAGGATTAAGTTCTGCAAGTACATCTGAACTGAGTCATTTGTGAATCGCTGCTCTTGCAGCCAGCCAGCCGGCCAGCTGACTCTTTCTGGCATGTCACTCATTGTTGTACTAGTGCTCTTCCCTCGAGGCTTCTCGTACTCTCTTTTAACTTCCAAAAAGAAATGTGATTTAGCCTTTATCATCGGAATAGGTGTTCTTTTCGATCTGGCTCTTTATGTTGATATCTAGCGTGCCAAATTTATGTTGGTTTTGGTGTGTCTGGTGCAGATGTGCATTCTGATCTTTGTTGGCAACAATGGAGAGACATACTTCAACACTGCTGCCTTGGTTTCTTGTGTGCAAAACTTCCCTAAGAGCAGGGGACCTGTGGTGGGCATCCTGAAGGGATTTGCCGGTCTAAGTGGTGCTATTTTAACTCAATTATATGCTATGATCCACATCCCGAATCATGCGGCTCTCATTTTTATGGTCGCAGTTGGGCCGACCATGGTGGTGATGGCCTTGATGTTCATCGTGAGACCTGTTGGGGGTCACAGACAAGTGAGGCCTTCTGACGATTACAGCTTTAGCTTCATCTACAGTGTGTGCTTGATTCTGGCTGCTTATCTGCTGGGTGTCATGCTCCTCGAAGATCTAATCGACTTGAGCCGAACTGTGATCACCACGTTTACTCTCATTTTGATCCTTATTCTTTTAGTCCCTGTAGCAATACCTGTGCTCTTGACGTcgagttcctccgaagacccTGCAGCCACTCGAGAGAGTCTTTTACCTGAGAATACgaaaggaggagggggaggagtcgGATCCCAGGAACAAGCTGAGGTTATTCTGAGCGAGGTTGAAGACGAGAAGCCTAAGGAAGTCGACTCGCTTCCTGAATTAGAGAGGCAGAAAAGAATTGCGCAGTTGCAAGCAAGACTGTTTCAGGCTGCAGCCGAAGGAGCTGTGAGAGTCAGGAGGAAAAGAGGACCACGTCGGGGAGAGGACTTCACGCTGTTACAAGCTCTAATTAAAGCAGATTTCTGGCTATTGTTCTTCTCTCTGCTGTTGGGATCAGGATCTGGTCTGACGGTCATCGATAATTTGGGTCAGATGAGCCAATCTTTGGGTTATGAGGACACTCATATTTTTGTCTCCATGATCAGCATTTGGAATTTTCTTGGACGTATCGGTGGAGGTTATGTTTCTGAGATCATCGTCAGGTATTATATGCCAACTGTGTTTTGTTCCTTTGCTGCACAGCTCATCATTCCATGCAAATAATTAGTTCATATTGCTTCTATCTGCTAGCTAATGTATTTATCATCGATTCTACAGCCAAATCAATAATGTCATGAAACATCCTTGCTCTTTAGGCACCATATGAGCAATTCTTGTTTTCGAAAGAATGAACCATAACTACAAGATACTAGCTACGTTTATGTCCCATTTTCTTTATTTCTAGTATCCATCTTAGTATGTCTGTGGTTATGCTTGTGATGAAAAGCAATTCCTTTTCGTGGTTTCAATTGCAATATTCTTCTCCCTAGAGTGAATTTGACCTTCAAATAGCAGTTCATCGAGTAGATGGAGCTACTAAATAAAGCATCATCATTATTCTGTTATCTCCTCCCTAAAGTTTTCTGGGTGGAAATAATTGCTAAGAAATATAATACAATTTGGGATATA
This Musa acuminata AAA Group cultivar baxijiao chromosome BXJ1-2, Cavendish_Baxijiao_AAA, whole genome shotgun sequence DNA region includes the following protein-coding sequences:
- the LOC135581413 gene encoding protein NUCLEAR FUSION DEFECTIVE 4-like, with translation MDRLQGNLQSFFHNRWLVFVAAMWMQSWAGIGYLFGSISPVIKSSMGYNQRQIASLGVAKDLGDSVGFLAGTLCEILPLWVALLIGALQNLIGYGLVWLVVTRQVPVLPLWVMCILIFVGNNGETYFNTAALVSCVQNFPKSRGPVVGILKGFAGLSGAILTQLYAMIHIPNHAALIFMVAVGPTMVVMALMFIVRPVGGHRQVRPSDDYSFSFIYSVCLILAAYLLGVMLLEDLIDLSRTVITTFTLILILILLVPVAIPVLLTSSSSEDPAATRESLLPENTKGGGGGVGSQEQAEVILSEVEDEKPKEVDSLPELERQKRIAQLQARLFQAAAEGAVRVRRKRGPRRGEDFTLLQALIKADFWLLFFSLLLGSGSGLTVIDNLGQMSQSLGYEDTHIFVSMISIWNFLGRIGGGYVSEIIVRNRAYPRPVALAVAQVLMALGHFCFAMAWPRAMYIGTLLIGLGYGAHWSIVPAAASELFGLKNFGALYNFLTVANPAGSLVFSGLIVSGMYDHEAEKQARNRHSSSAFLFGRMLDAASFSEEKTLQCEGAICFFLSSLLMSGLCVVAVILSMILVHRTKVVYASLYGNGT